A stretch of Elephas maximus indicus isolate mEleMax1 chromosome 20, mEleMax1 primary haplotype, whole genome shotgun sequence DNA encodes these proteins:
- the LOC126063779 gene encoding olfactory receptor 1052-like: protein MIKRACRLMSYVNLNAWQVGIIGVKEFLLVGLTENPNLQLPLFLLFALIYCITLVGNWGMIVLIRLSVRLHTPMYFFLSNLSFCDICYSTVFAPKMLVNFLSEHKSSTFSGCVLQSFFFVVYVATEGILLSMMAYDRYVAIANPLLYTVIMTQRVCIQMVLVSYLGGLINSLTHTIGLLKLHFCGPNIVSHYFCDIPPLLRLSCSDFHTNEKLLLSFSGVIAMFTFIIIMVSYVHIIIAIQRIRSAEGRHKTLLYGSATFSYIQPSSQYSLEQEKVSAVFYTLVIPMLNPLIYSLRNKDVKDAAKGQYCGR, encoded by the exons ATGATCAAGAGGGCCTGCAGACTTATG AGCTACGTAAACCTAAATGCATGGCAGGTTGGAATCATAGGTGTGAAGGAGTTCCTTCTGGTAGGATTAACAGAAAATCCAAATTTGCAACTCCCTCTCTTTTTGCTTTTTGCCCTCATTTATTGCATCACTCTGGTAGGGAACTGGGGGATGATTGTTCTGATTCGGTTAAGTGTTCGACTTCATACTCCAATGTACTTCTTCCTTAGCAACCTCTCTTTTTGTGACATCTGCTACTCTACTGTCTTTGCTCCTAAGATGCTGGTAAATTTCTTATCAGAACATAAGTCCAGCACATTTTCTGGCTGTGTACTACAgagtttcttttttgtggtatatGTGGCTACAGAGGGCATCCTCCTGTCTATGATggcttatgaccgctatgtggcgaTAGCTAATCCCTTGTTGTATACAGTCATCATGACTCAAAGGGTTTGTATTCAGATGGTCCTTGTGTCTTACTTAGGTGGACTCATTAATTCCTTGACACATACGATAGGCTTGCTCAAACTACACTTCTGCGGTCCTAACATTGTGAGCCATTATTTCTGTGATATTCCTCCGCTTTTGAGACTCTCTTGCTCTGATTTCCATACCAATGAGAAGCTGCTTTTGAGCTTCTCCGGGGTTATTGCAATGTTCACTTTCATTATCATTATGGTCTCTTATGTCCACATCATCATTGCCATCCAGAGAATTCGCTCAGCTGAAGGAAGGCACAAGACCTTACTCTATGGGTCTGCGACTTTTAGTTACATCCAGCCAAGCTCCCAATATTCACTGGAGCAGGAGAAGGTCTCTGCTGTATTTTACACATTGGTGATTCCCATGCTAAACCCGCtgatttacagccttaggaatAAGGATGTGAAAGATGCTGCAAAAGGTCAATATTGTGGAAGATAA